A window from Citrobacter amalonaticus encodes these proteins:
- the fucO gene encoding lactaldehyde reductase: MSFMLALPKISLHGAGAIGDMVNLVANKQWGKALIVTDGQLVKLGLLDSLFAALDEHKMSYHLFDEVFPNPTEALVQKGYAAYQDANCDYLIAFGGGSPIDTAKAVKILTANPGPSTAYSGVGKVKNPGVPLVAINTTAGTAAEMTSNAVIIDSGRQVKEVIIDPNIIPDIAVDDASVMLEIPASVTAATGMDALTHAVEAYVSVGAHPLTDANALEAIRLINLWLPKAVDDGHNLEAREQMAFGQYLAGMAFNSAGLGLVHALAHQPGATHNLPHGVCNAILLPIIENFNRPNAVARFARIAQAMGVDTRGMSDEAASMEAINAIRALSKRVGIPAGFSQLGVTKEDIEGWLDKALADPCAPCNPRTASRDEVRELYLEAL, translated from the coding sequence ATGAGCTTTATGCTGGCACTTCCGAAAATCAGTCTGCACGGCGCGGGCGCGATTGGCGATATGGTGAACCTCGTAGCGAATAAGCAATGGGGAAAAGCGCTGATCGTCACCGACGGTCAACTGGTTAAGCTGGGCCTGCTCGACAGTCTGTTTGCGGCGCTGGATGAGCACAAAATGTCGTACCACCTGTTCGATGAGGTGTTCCCGAACCCGACCGAAGCGCTGGTGCAAAAAGGCTACGCGGCTTATCAGGACGCGAACTGTGATTACCTCATCGCCTTTGGCGGCGGCAGCCCGATCGATACCGCTAAAGCCGTGAAAATCCTCACCGCGAACCCGGGGCCTTCCACCGCTTACTCCGGCGTGGGGAAAGTGAAAAACCCAGGCGTACCGCTGGTTGCCATTAACACCACTGCCGGAACCGCTGCCGAGATGACCAGCAACGCCGTGATCATCGACTCCGGACGCCAGGTGAAAGAGGTTATCATCGATCCGAACATTATCCCGGATATCGCCGTGGACGATGCCAGCGTGATGCTGGAAATCCCGGCCTCCGTGACGGCAGCAACCGGTATGGACGCGCTGACCCACGCGGTGGAAGCATATGTTTCTGTTGGTGCACACCCGCTGACTGACGCCAATGCGCTGGAAGCGATTCGCCTAATCAACCTGTGGCTGCCAAAAGCAGTCGATGATGGCCACAACCTGGAAGCGCGCGAGCAAATGGCGTTTGGTCAGTATCTGGCGGGGATGGCGTTCAACAGCGCCGGCCTGGGGCTGGTTCACGCCCTGGCGCACCAGCCGGGCGCCACGCATAACCTGCCGCACGGCGTTTGTAACGCCATCCTGCTGCCGATTATCGAAAACTTTAACCGCCCGAACGCAGTGGCGCGTTTTGCCCGCATCGCGCAGGCGATGGGTGTCGATACCCGTGGTATGAGCGATGAAGCAGCAAGTATGGAAGCGATCAACGCCATCCGCGCATTAAGCAAACGTGTCGGTATTCCGGCTGGTTTCAGCCAGCTTGGCGTCACTAAAGAGGATATCGAAGGCTGGCTGGACAAAGCGCTGGCGGATCCTTGTGCGCCGTGTAACCCGCGGACTGCCAGCCGTGACGAAGTACGCGAGCTGTATCTGGAGGCATTATGA
- the rhaM gene encoding L-rhamnose mutarotase — translation MIRKAFVMQVNADAHEEYQRRHNPIWPELEAVLKAHGAHHYAIYLDAPRNLLFATVEIESEERWNAVANTDVCQRWWKHMRDVMPANPDNSPVSAELKNVFYLE, via the coding sequence ATGATCCGCAAAGCGTTCGTGATGCAGGTGAATGCCGACGCACATGAGGAGTACCAGCGTCGGCATAATCCCATCTGGCCGGAGCTGGAAGCTGTGCTGAAAGCGCACGGGGCGCATCATTACGCGATCTATCTCGATGCGCCGCGTAATTTGCTGTTTGCGACCGTAGAGATTGAGTCCGAAGAACGCTGGAACGCCGTTGCCAACACTGACGTTTGTCAGCGCTGGTGGAAGCATATGCGCGACGTCATGCCCGCAAATCCGGATAACAGCCCGGTGAGCGCAGAGCTGAAAAACGTGTTTTATCTGGAGTAA
- a CDS encoding IS3 family transposase (programmed frameshift) — protein sequence MAKPKYSPETKLAVVNHYLSGKDGEERTADRFGVERTSVRRWVRAWQLHGMEGLSGKNKHHSAEFKLVVVRAVIRDHLTMREAAARFNLSAETLVRHWVCVYNDAGAEGLLNIQRGRPGKMTKQKIPPSPTDKELEKLSPEELRAELRYLRAENAYPKKVEGLGSERKKRQQALIISELRHKHALRDLLRAAGMSRSTWYYNMNALKQVDRHAGLKDKIREIYAWHKGRYGYRRITLSLRKQGLLVNHKTVQRLMTELSLRSLIRAKKYRSWKGETGKAAPNILSRNFSASKANEKWVTDVTEFSLQGKKLYLSPVLDLFNREIISYSLSERPVMEMVNTMLRDAFLKLGPDDAPLLHTDQGWQYRMAGYQAKLKAQGMTQSMSRKGNCLDNAVMENFFGTLKSECFYLSQFSNISELRKAIEDYIRYYNNERISLKLKGLSPVEYRAQALKAA from the exons ATGGCAAAGCCAAAATATTCCCCTGAAACAAAACTGGCTGTGGTTAATCATTATTTGTCCGGAAAAGACGGAGAAGAGCGTACAGCCGACCGTTTTGGTGTTGAAAGAACTTCCGTCCGTCGCTGGGTCAGGGCGTGGCAACTCCACGGTATGGAAGGGCTGTCAGGGAAAAATAAACATCATTCAGCTGAATTTAAACTCGTCGTCGTCCGGGCGGTTATCCGTGACCACCTGACGATGCGTGAAGCAGCTGCCCGGTTTAATCTCTCTGCAGAAACGCTTGTCCGACACTGGGTCTGCGTGTACAACGATGCCGGAGCGGAAGGACTGCTAAACATTCAACGCGGGCGGCCTGGAAAAATGACAAAACAAAAAATCCCCCCATCCCCTACAGATAAAGAACTGGAAAAACTCTCCCCCGAAGAACTCCGGGCTGAACTCCGTTACCTGCGGGCAGAGAATGCCTATC CTAAAAAAGTTGAAGGCCTTGGTTCAGAGCGAAAAAAACGGCAGCAAGCCCTGATAATCAGTGAACTGAGGCATAAGCACGCTCTGCGAGACCTCCTGCGCGCGGCAGGCATGTCCCGCAGTACATGGTATTACAATATGAATGCCCTGAAGCAGGTGGACAGGCATGCCGGGCTGAAAGATAAAATCCGTGAGATATACGCCTGGCACAAAGGCCGTTATGGCTACCGCAGGATCACGCTTTCGCTGAGAAAGCAGGGTCTGCTGGTGAACCATAAAACCGTGCAGCGGCTGATGACAGAGCTGTCGCTCCGGTCTCTGATAAGGGCGAAGAAATACCGCTCATGGAAGGGGGAAACAGGCAAGGCAGCCCCCAATATCCTGAGCAGGAACTTCAGTGCATCAAAAGCCAATGAAAAATGGGTTACGGATGTTACAGAGTTCTCGCTGCAGGGTAAAAAGCTGTACCTGTCGCCGGTACTCGATCTTTTTAACCGGGAAATAATCTCCTACAGCCTGTCGGAAAGGCCGGTGATGGAGATGGTTAATACCATGCTGCGGGATGCGTTCTTAAAGCTCGGACCAGACGACGCCCCCTTGCTGCACACAGATCAGGGCTGGCAATATCGGATGGCAGGCTATCAGGCAAAGTTAAAGGCGCAGGGCATGACGCAAAGTATGTCCCGAAAAGGAAACTGTCTGGATAATGCCGTGATGGAAAACTTCTTCGGGACGCTGAAATCGGAGTGTTTTTACCTGAGTCAGTTCAGCAATATCAGCGAACTGAGGAAGGCGATAGAGGATTATATCCGTTACTACAACAACGAGCGGATAAGCCTGAAACTAAAAGGCCTGAGTCCGGTAGAGTACCGGGCCCAGGCTCTGAAGGCCGCTTAA
- a CDS encoding carbohydrate porin — MRKSTLALAIGLLLIANNGFAKTQKMTLEQRLEQLEARLEAAEYRAAKAENQVQQLQTQQATEIREIKAAQGNTPVNGQTPPEETKKNAATPNLLLSGYGDLKIYGDVEFNMDAESNHGLLAMTNASVDHDPTNEQWNINGRILLGFDGTRKLGEGYYAGFSAQPLGDMTGTVNIDDAVFFFGKENDWKVKVGRFEAYDMFPLNQDTFVEHSGNTANNLYDDGSGYIYMMKEGRGRSDAGGNFLVSKQVDNWYFELNTLLEEGTSLYNDDEFHGRRMDQQKNVAYLRPVISWSQDAFSVAAAMESNVVNNAYGYTNANGKFVDQSDRTGYGMTMTWNGLKSDPENGMVVNLNTAYLDANNENDFTAGLNALWKRFELGYIYAHNKIDDFEGVVCDDGCWINNKGTYDIHTIHASYQFANVMNMQNFNIYLGAYYSILDSEGDNVNGDDSDNRYGGRVRFKYYF, encoded by the coding sequence ATGAGGAAATCGACGCTGGCTTTAGCAATAGGTCTGTTATTAATCGCTAATAATGGTTTTGCTAAAACGCAAAAAATGACACTGGAACAACGGCTCGAACAATTGGAAGCGCGACTGGAGGCCGCAGAATATCGGGCGGCAAAGGCGGAAAATCAGGTTCAGCAATTACAGACCCAACAGGCAACCGAAATCCGTGAAATTAAGGCGGCACAGGGCAACACGCCAGTTAACGGCCAAACCCCTCCTGAGGAGACGAAAAAGAATGCCGCGACACCGAATCTGCTGCTTTCCGGTTATGGCGATCTGAAAATCTATGGTGATGTTGAATTCAACATGGATGCGGAAAGTAATCATGGCTTGCTGGCAATGACCAATGCCAGTGTTGACCATGACCCGACTAACGAACAGTGGAATATTAATGGCCGGATTTTACTGGGCTTTGATGGTACACGTAAGCTGGGTGAGGGTTATTATGCCGGATTCTCCGCCCAACCGCTGGGGGATATGACCGGTACGGTGAATATCGATGATGCCGTCTTCTTCTTTGGTAAAGAGAATGACTGGAAAGTGAAGGTGGGGCGCTTCGAAGCCTACGATATGTTCCCGCTGAATCAGGATACCTTTGTTGAACATTCGGGGAATACCGCCAACAATCTGTATGACGACGGCAGCGGTTACATCTATATGATGAAAGAAGGCCGCGGTCGTTCTGATGCTGGCGGTAACTTCCTCGTCAGCAAGCAGGTGGATAACTGGTACTTCGAGTTAAACACTCTGCTGGAAGAAGGCACTTCACTCTATAACGATGACGAATTCCACGGTCGGAGAATGGATCAACAGAAAAACGTTGCCTATTTGCGTCCGGTTATTTCATGGTCGCAGGATGCGTTCTCGGTAGCTGCCGCGATGGAATCGAACGTCGTCAATAACGCCTATGGCTACACCAACGCAAACGGTAAATTTGTCGATCAGTCGGACCGTACCGGTTACGGTATGACGATGACATGGAATGGTTTAAAGAGCGATCCGGAGAATGGCATGGTGGTTAACCTGAATACCGCTTATCTTGATGCCAATAATGAAAACGATTTTACCGCCGGGCTGAACGCGCTGTGGAAACGTTTTGAATTAGGTTATATCTACGCGCATAACAAAATTGATGACTTTGAAGGGGTGGTGTGCGATGACGGCTGCTGGATTAATAATAAAGGCACCTATGACATTCATACCATTCACGCGTCGTATCAGTTTGCTAATGTGATGAATATGCAAAACTTCAATATTTACCTTGGCGCATATTACTCAATTCTGGATAGCGAAGGCGATAACGTGAACGGCGACGATTCTGATAATCGTTATGGTGGTCGCGTTCGCTTTAAATATTATTTCTAA